Proteins encoded in a region of the candidate division KSB1 bacterium genome:
- the ptsP gene encoding phosphoenolpyruvate--protein phosphotransferase produces MAVKNNKIKCKYLLKGVPASPGIAISKVFKLKSESISIDPTIVDDSSVDTEVEKFVKAVEKSKSELKSLQSKVVRKVGLENAKIFDVHQLLLEDSVIIEETIHSIKKENKSAEFAFFHIMQKYENTLNGSSTNHFQNRSSDLRDVKRRVIRHIQGDRTDQLNQLSGSAVIVTNDLTPSDAVMLEKRKVLGFATDLGGRTSHAAIMARSMEVPSVVGLRRIFNLVEEGDRIVIDGNEGKVLIQPDEKTINHYRKLQEKYYDTNRKLDEIRDLKCLTIDGKEIELSANLEFSDEAESVKSHGAKGVGLYRTDYIYLTKKELPTEEEQFQEYRKIVKKISPDSVIIRTMDLGGDKLPKSFLIPPQENPFLGWRAIRISLERKDIFKTQLRAILRASGAGNVKILFPMISGLDEVHECKKALENAKSELQKEGIKYDLDIEIGVIIEVPSAALLADKIAKEVDFLSIGTNDLVQYLLAVDRGNERIAYLYQHLHPAILRMIKQIIMAGHQEGVWVGMCGEMASDPLSTLILIGMDLDEFSVSPIAVPEIKKIIRSTEYREAARIAKKVLQFDRPSEVERFMTKVVRKKFKNLIF; encoded by the coding sequence GTAGACGATTCAAGTGTAGATACTGAAGTTGAGAAATTTGTGAAGGCCGTTGAAAAGTCAAAGAGCGAGTTAAAGTCTTTGCAGAGCAAAGTGGTTCGCAAGGTAGGCCTGGAAAATGCAAAAATATTTGATGTTCATCAACTTTTACTTGAAGATAGTGTGATTATTGAGGAAACGATTCATAGTATAAAAAAAGAAAATAAGAGTGCTGAATTTGCATTTTTTCATATTATGCAAAAATATGAGAACACTTTGAATGGAAGCTCTACTAACCATTTTCAAAACCGAAGCTCTGATTTAAGGGACGTTAAAAGAAGGGTGATTCGACATATTCAAGGAGACCGCACCGATCAATTGAATCAACTTTCCGGATCAGCCGTCATTGTAACGAATGATTTAACGCCTTCAGATGCAGTCATGCTGGAAAAGCGGAAAGTCTTGGGATTTGCAACTGATTTAGGTGGCCGGACTTCTCATGCGGCTATCATGGCCCGCTCAATGGAAGTGCCGTCAGTGGTGGGACTTCGGCGGATTTTCAACCTTGTTGAGGAAGGAGATCGAATTGTCATCGATGGCAACGAAGGCAAAGTGCTCATCCAGCCAGATGAAAAGACTATAAACCACTATCGGAAATTGCAGGAAAAGTATTATGATACGAATCGAAAGCTGGACGAAATTCGCGATCTAAAATGTCTAACTATCGATGGTAAGGAAATCGAGCTTTCAGCAAATTTAGAGTTCAGTGACGAAGCGGAGTCGGTAAAATCACATGGGGCAAAAGGCGTTGGACTCTATCGCACCGATTATATTTACCTTACAAAAAAGGAATTACCAACTGAAGAGGAGCAATTTCAGGAATACAGAAAAATTGTAAAAAAGATTTCCCCGGATTCTGTCATTATTCGTACTATGGATTTGGGCGGTGATAAATTACCAAAATCCTTTTTGATTCCGCCTCAGGAAAATCCTTTTTTGGGTTGGCGCGCGATTCGAATTTCCCTGGAAAGAAAAGATATTTTTAAAACCCAATTACGAGCAATCCTGAGAGCCAGCGGAGCTGGGAATGTAAAAATCCTTTTTCCCATGATTTCCGGATTAGATGAGGTTCATGAATGTAAAAAAGCACTAGAGAACGCAAAATCGGAACTGCAAAAAGAAGGCATTAAATACGACCTTGATATTGAAATCGGTGTTATAATTGAAGTCCCATCTGCTGCTCTGTTAGCCGACAAAATAGCTAAGGAAGTAGATTTTCTTAGTATTGGAACAAACGACCTTGTCCAGTACCTGTTAGCTGTTGATCGTGGAAACGAACGCATTGCCTATCTGTATCAGCATCTGCATCCGGCAATTCTGAGAATGATCAAACAAATCATTATGGCCGGCCATCAGGAAGGTGTTTGGGTTGGTATGTGCGGTGAAATGGCCAGCGACCCGCTATCCACTTTGATTTTAATCGGTATGGATTTAGATGAATTTAGCGTGAGTCCGATAGCGGTTCCGGAAATAAAAAAGATTATTCGTTCAACGGAGTACCGCGAAGCGGCTCGAATTGCCAAGAAGGTTCTGCAATTTGACAGGCCCTCGGAGGTGGAGCGGTTTATGACCAAAGTTGTACGGAAAAAGTTTAAGAATTTGATTTTTTGA